In bacterium, the DNA window CGGCTCGGATAAACATGTTTCAGCCGATTTCTGAAGACTTGAACATCACCTGTTCGCTGATCATCTGCTCGAGGCGGGACATGATGCGCCGGACTTCGGCTGAGGTGCCGGCCTTCAGGGCTCTCCGGGCGGCTCGGAGGCAGTCCTCATGGCGGACCAGGCGGATGGAACGCTTGATGAGGGGGATGGACGCCGCGTTCATGGAGAACTCGGTGGCCCCAAGGCCGATGAGGAGGGGGGTCCAGATGGGATCAGCGGCGATCTCCCCACAGATACCGACAGGGATTCCCGCATCTCTGGCGGCTTTCGTTGTCATTGCGATGAGAATCAGCACGGCGGGGTTCATGGGATCGTACAGGTGTGCGACCCTTTTGTTGTTCCGGTCCACCGCGAGGGTGTACTGGGTCAGGTCGTTGGTGCCGATGGAGAAAAAATCGACCTCCCTTGCCAGTTTGCCTGCCAGGTGGGCCGCGGAGGGCACCTCGATCATGAGACCTACGGGCACCGATCCACTGAAGGGGACCTTGGCTCTCTTAAGCTCACGTTTCGTCTCCTCAATAAGCCGTTTGACCCCCAGGACCTCCTCCAGGGTGGACACCATGGGAACCATGATGCTTACCGGCCCGTGGCGGGCCGCCCTGAGGATCGCCCTGAGCTGGGTCTTGAAGATATCGGCTTTTTCCAGGCACATCCGGATAGACCTCCACCCCAGGAAGGGGTTGTCCTCCCGGAGCAGGTTGAGATAGGGGATGTTCTTGTCCCCTCCCACGTCCAGCGTGCGGATCTTCACCGGTTTTCCGCCCGTCCCCTCCACCATGGTGCGATAGATACGGTACTGCTCGTCCTCGGTGGGAAGGATGGAACGGGCCATGAACGGCAGCTCTGTCCGGTACAGGCCTATCCCGTCTGCTCCGTAATAGTCTACGAACTTCAGGTCGGAGAGGAGTCCGGCGTTGGACATAAGCGCTACCCTGTATCCGTCCAGGGTGACCGCCGGCAGGTCCTTCTCCGCGACCAGTTCTACAATGTGCCTCGTGTAGTCGTCAAAAAGGCGGCGATACTCCTTGATGACGTTCTCATCGGGGTTGATGAACAGACTCCCGGTGTTTCCGTCCACGATGAGGAAATCGCCCGGCTGGACCACTTCGAGCAGTTCGTCGATCCCGACAATGCACGGGATGCCCAGGGAGCGTGACAGGATGATAGCGTGGGATGTGTGGCCCCCGGCCGAGGTGGCAACACCCTGAACCAGTTCGGTGGACAAGGTGGCAGCGTCAGAAGGAGTGATGAGCCTCGTGACAAGGATACCTTCTTCCGTGAAGTGAAGGATCCCGTCCCTGGTTTTGTCGGATAGCAGCCGGATGATCCTGCGGCCGATGTCCTCGATATCCACGGCCCGGTCTTTCAGGTATGAGTCGTCGATCTGCAGGAAGCTCTTGAGGTATCCGGCAATGACCCTTTTGACAGCGTAAAGTGCGGTGCTCCCGGTATCGATGACCTCCAGGACCTTCTGGGTGAACCCCTGGTCCTCCAGCATCATGAGGTGGATGTTGAAGATGGAGGCGTCTTCCTCGCCCAACTGCTGCTGGACACGCTCCCGGAGAGCTTCGATCTCCTTTCTTCCGGCCAGGATCACGTCGGTAAACCGCTCTCTCTCGCCGTCGATATCCTCTGTCTGTTCCTCTACCAGATAATGGAGATCGTCATCGGTCTCCATCAGGACCGCCGGTCCCATGGCAATGCCGGGAGTGGCCGGAGTCCCATGGAACACCAGGGAACGCCGCGCCGGTTCCATGGACGGTTGAGGCGAGGCTCCTCCTACGGAGAGCTCCCTGAGGAGCCTGGCGTTGGTGACCACACCGGCGACCTGTCCCGCGATGGTGTTGAAAAACTGGAGTTCCTGGGCGTTGTATGCCCGGTTTTCGAGGTCCTGGACGACAAGGACTCCTATCGGACTGCCACGGCTGATGAGGGGTACCCCGAGAAAGGTCCTGTATTTTTCCTCCCTGGTCACCGGGAAGTAACGGAAACGCGGGTGTTGGTGGGCGTCCTGGACTACGAGCGGGGTCTTCGTCTCGAAAACAAGGCCGGTCAGGCCCTCCGAGGGGGGCATGTCCACCCTGCCGATGGCCGAGTTTTCCAGTCCCTCTGTGGCCACCAGGACGAGCTTGTTCTTCTCCTCGTCGTAAAGATAAAGGGAGCAGACGTCGGTGTGCATCTCCTGTTTGACCATGGCGACGATGTTGTCCACCGTCTCACGAAAGTCGTGAGAATCACTGATGAGTCGTGTGATCCTGGCGATCAGGTTGAGCTGATCCCTCACTGGGCCCACTTTTACTCTCCTGGCGGCGGGTCGGGAAACCTCAACACGCCGCTGACCTGCAGAATCGATACGGTCAGACGATGCAGATAACAGGTTTCGGGATGTTATGATGTTACAAATATACAGTGAACCAGTAATGTTGCCAAGGAGAAGCCCGTTTCATATTCCACATTTCAGGTTCCAAAGAAGATCAGTGTTGTAAGTCCCTATCTGGAATTTGAAATTTGGAATGTGAAATTGCGCTATAATTCCCCGGCATCCGAGAAAGAGTAATAGGCCCCGGCTGCCACGATGATGTGGTCCAGGAACCGGATTCCCATGAGCGCCGAGGCACTGGCGATCCTTTCGGTAAGGTTTCGGTCTTCGGGGGAGGGGGAAGGATCTCCGGCAGGGTGATTGTGAAGACAAAGGATGCTGGGAGCCATTTCGATGACCGCCTGCCGGAGCACTTCCGAAGGGTGGATGTGCACCGTGTTCACACTGCCCACGGCGCACAGGTCCTCGGAAAGGATGATGTTGCGGGTATTGAGGGTCAGGACCAGGAAGTGCTCCTTGACCAGGGTGCCGAGGCGGGCCTCGAACAGCCGGTAGACATCGCCGCTGCAGGACACGGAGCGGCCTTCTACCGGAGCGCTGGCCAGTTGACGGAAAATTTTGGGGAGGGACAGGATCGCTTCGGCGCGGCGGGGCCCGACGTGTCTTATCCGCAGGAGTGTTTTCCGGTCCAGGGAGAGCAGGTCCTTCAGCTCGTGTCGGCGCAGGAACTCCTCGGCTGCCTTGCGGCCGATAATCGGGATTAGGTTGCGGATACCTGATCTTTGCTGCATTCTGGACAGAAGTACCTTTTCGCTGACAGGCATGACAGATGGCGGGTGGCTTGCCCACCCCGATGGACAGTTACTGATCCATCCGATATAACGCCTTTCAAGATGGATGCCACAGCAACTTGGAGTCTGTGTGTGGATTTCCGCCAGGCTCCAAGGGAGGGGCCGAAGATGAAATTTCTCGGATCGGACAAGTTGAAAAAGCTGGTCAGGTTCGCCGTGGACACTGATGAGCAGACCAGTGGTGATCGGCTGACCCTCACAGTCCTGGATGTGCTGCAGATCGCAGGTGAGGGGCGCATCGCCCGGGACACCGGGGAAG includes these proteins:
- the ptsP gene encoding phosphoenolpyruvate--protein phosphotransferase is translated as MGPVRDQLNLIARITRLISDSHDFRETVDNIVAMVKQEMHTDVCSLYLYDEEKNKLVLVATEGLENSAIGRVDMPPSEGLTGLVFETKTPLVVQDAHQHPRFRYFPVTREEKYRTFLGVPLISRGSPIGVLVVQDLENRAYNAQELQFFNTIAGQVAGVVTNARLLRELSVGGASPQPSMEPARRSLVFHGTPATPGIAMGPAVLMETDDDLHYLVEEQTEDIDGERERFTDVILAGRKEIEALRERVQQQLGEEDASIFNIHLMMLEDQGFTQKVLEVIDTGSTALYAVKRVIAGYLKSFLQIDDSYLKDRAVDIEDIGRRIIRLLSDKTRDGILHFTEEGILVTRLITPSDAATLSTELVQGVATSAGGHTSHAIILSRSLGIPCIVGIDELLEVVQPGDFLIVDGNTGSLFINPDENVIKEYRRLFDDYTRHIVELVAEKDLPAVTLDGYRVALMSNAGLLSDLKFVDYYGADGIGLYRTELPFMARSILPTEDEQYRIYRTMVEGTGGKPVKIRTLDVGGDKNIPYLNLLREDNPFLGWRSIRMCLEKADIFKTQLRAILRAARHGPVSIMVPMVSTLEEVLGVKRLIEETKRELKRAKVPFSGSVPVGLMIEVPSAAHLAGKLAREVDFFSIGTNDLTQYTLAVDRNNKRVAHLYDPMNPAVLILIAMTTKAARDAGIPVGICGEIAADPIWTPLLIGLGATEFSMNAASIPLIKRSIRLVRHEDCLRAARRALKAGTSAEVRRIMSRLEQMISEQVMFKSSEIG
- a CDS encoding JAB domain-containing protein, giving the protein MQQRSGIRNLIPIIGRKAAEEFLRRHELKDLLSLDRKTLLRIRHVGPRRAEAILSLPKIFRQLASAPVEGRSVSCSGDVYRLFEARLGTLVKEHFLVLTLNTRNIILSEDLCAVGSVNTVHIHPSEVLRQAVIEMAPSILCLHNHPAGDPSPSPEDRNLTERIASASALMGIRFLDHIIVAAGAYYSFSDAGEL